Proteins encoded by one window of Thermococcus sp. JdF3:
- a CDS encoding A24 family peptidase C-terminal domain-containing protein, producing METVPLILGLLAGVLTSYTDIKTGFIFDNHAFPTLTLIGRLLGWEEEEEEESELPTWLGRIVIPAAEVGVLYYLYRGIQAHDGLLAASGLIGLILGFILGLLLYYIGAWASGDVVVLAAFSALLPLAPAAADVVPPYGTTYPLYPLAVLFNSILAVFPFIFVYSLAVLVLRKRFHALREVFVGGLRTTVEFTLWIVAVITVQAIMGSAGISSPITGILVALVLLPVFMRLHHLGNAAGILSLGYLMYLDPTVALLTSGRVFVLIYLLKVLLSTVRFMRVEVLMEEVPVEELNEWDILGEVIHEINGEVMRDREDGLERIKRTLVSWDPGSLKPRRGRIIASPTAEGLRKEQIEELKRLVEEGRLENSFLRKKSMPFAPALFIGFLMAYFWGDIFWWLVLRVAGL from the coding sequence ATGGAGACGGTCCCCCTGATTCTGGGTCTTTTAGCGGGAGTACTGACCTCTTACACAGATATTAAGACGGGGTTCATCTTCGACAACCACGCTTTTCCAACCCTCACTCTCATTGGACGCCTCCTCGGGTGGGAGGAAGAGGAGGAAGAGGAGAGCGAGCTTCCCACCTGGCTTGGCAGGATCGTGATTCCGGCCGCCGAAGTCGGCGTCCTGTACTATCTGTACCGGGGAATACAGGCCCATGATGGCCTGCTGGCCGCCTCCGGACTCATCGGACTGATACTGGGCTTTATCCTCGGTCTCCTGCTCTACTACATCGGGGCCTGGGCCAGCGGTGATGTGGTTGTTCTGGCGGCGTTCTCCGCCCTTCTGCCCCTCGCCCCAGCCGCCGCGGATGTCGTCCCCCCCTACGGAACGACGTACCCCCTGTACCCCCTGGCAGTGCTTTTCAACAGCATCCTGGCGGTGTTTCCCTTCATCTTCGTATACTCCCTGGCCGTCCTCGTGCTCAGGAAGAGGTTTCACGCCCTGAGGGAGGTCTTCGTGGGAGGACTGCGCACCACCGTTGAGTTCACCCTGTGGATAGTTGCCGTCATAACCGTTCAGGCAATCATGGGAAGCGCCGGAATCTCAAGTCCCATAACCGGAATCCTCGTGGCGCTCGTCCTGCTGCCCGTCTTTATGAGGCTCCATCACCTCGGCAACGCCGCCGGAATTCTGTCCCTCGGATACCTCATGTACCTGGACCCAACGGTCGCACTCTTAACCTCCGGGAGGGTTTTTGTCCTCATCTACCTCCTAAAGGTGCTCCTCTCCACCGTCAGGTTCATGCGTGTGGAGGTGCTGATGGAAGAGGTCCCCGTGGAGGAGCTGAACGAGTGGGACATACTCGGCGAGGTCATCCACGAGATTAACGGTGAGGTAATGCGGGACAGGGAGGACGGTCTTGAACGCATTAAGCGCACCCTAGTCTCATGGGATCCGGGATCGCTGAAGCCCAGGCGGGGACGGATCATAGCCTCCCCCACAGCGGAGGGACTCAGAAAAGAGCAGATAGAAGAGCTCAAGCGCCTCGTGGAGGAGGGAAGGCTTGAAAACTCCTTCCTCAGGAAAAAATCAATGCCCTTCGCCCCAGCGCTTTTCATAGGGTTCCTGATGGCGTACTTCTGGGGGGACATCTTCTGGTGGCTCGTTCTGAGGGTCGCCGGGCTCTGA
- a CDS encoding class III signal peptide-containing protein, producing MRHRGQGALEYLFMLAAVLILVTMAIRVIMSSVHDLNSAVSNYTEEVRKQILEDL from the coding sequence ATGAGGCACAGGGGGCAGGGAGCGCTGGAGTACCTTTTCATGCTGGCTGCTGTTCTGATACTGGTCACGATGGCAATCCGGGTCATCATGAGTAGCGTCCACGATCTCAACAGTGCGGTCTCCAACTACACCGAGGAGGTTCGGAAGCAGATACTCGAAGACCTGTGA
- a CDS encoding HAD-IB family phosphatase, with protein MVKLIAFDLEGTLVKSISGWVELHKRFGTWEKGKEYAELFFAGKIDYVKWAELDASLWRGHTREEIMEWANSVEYMDGAEELIGFLRENDFRIAILSSGLMCLAGRIARELGVDYVFANELVFDENGVVTGKVNPLVDFRSKGTILRELKAELEPEVTIAVGDGYNDLSMFKEADVSIAINPHEGVEGDHNVESLHEVMEIIAGLVEDGAERGR; from the coding sequence ATGGTTAAGCTCATAGCCTTTGACCTTGAGGGAACTCTGGTCAAATCCATCTCCGGCTGGGTTGAACTTCACAAGCGCTTTGGAACCTGGGAGAAGGGGAAGGAATACGCCGAGCTCTTCTTTGCGGGAAAAATAGACTACGTGAAGTGGGCCGAACTCGACGCCTCCCTCTGGAGAGGTCACACGAGGGAGGAGATCATGGAATGGGCGAACTCGGTTGAGTACATGGATGGAGCTGAGGAGCTCATCGGGTTTCTCCGGGAGAACGACTTCAGGATAGCGATACTCAGCAGCGGTCTCATGTGCCTCGCCGGAAGGATAGCGAGGGAGCTCGGGGTTGACTACGTCTTCGCCAACGAACTGGTATTTGACGAAAACGGCGTCGTTACCGGGAAGGTCAATCCCCTTGTCGACTTCAGGAGCAAGGGGACCATACTCCGGGAGCTGAAGGCGGAGCTTGAACCTGAGGTAACAATAGCGGTCGGTGATGGATACAACGACCTGAGCATGTTTAAAGAAGCCGACGTCAGCATAGCGATAAACCCTCACGAGGGGGTGGAAGGCGACCACAACGTTGAGAGCCTCCACGAGGTGATGGAGATAATAGCGGGGCTGGTGGAGGACGGCGCTGAGCGGGGTCGGTGA
- a CDS encoding ASCH domain-containing protein: MRVYRLRVREEYLDHIKSGEKRIEVRVAYPQFRGMKPGDKIIFNDQVPAVITGVKEYETFRQVLREEPIKKIFPDEPSFERAVKRFHGMYPKWKENRYGVIAIRFKLVGEKSGR, from the coding sequence ATGAGGGTGTACAGGTTGAGGGTTCGCGAGGAATACCTGGACCACATAAAGTCCGGCGAGAAGAGGATAGAGGTTAGGGTTGCCTACCCCCAGTTCCGGGGAATGAAGCCCGGTGACAAGATAATCTTCAACGATCAGGTTCCCGCCGTGATCACGGGCGTGAAGGAATACGAGACGTTCCGTCAGGTTCTGAGGGAAGAGCCCATAAAGAAGATCTTTCCGGATGAGCCGAGCTTTGAGAGGGCGGTGAAGCGGTTCCACGGCATGTACCCAAAGTGGAAGGAGAACCGCTACGGCGTCATCGCCATAAGGTTCAAGCTCGTGGGTGAGAAAAGCGGGCGGTGA